From a region of the Micropterus dolomieu isolate WLL.071019.BEF.003 ecotype Adirondacks linkage group LG21, ASM2129224v1, whole genome shotgun sequence genome:
- the zfand5a gene encoding AN1-type zinc finger protein 5a isoform X3 — MAQETNQSPVPMLCATGCGFYGNPRTNGMCSVCYKDHLTRQQSSDRMSPLSPMVCSHPGSAASPTSEASAIQRLEASLAKVDASPVSSPDMSRTVQGSLPVTQQMTEMSISREDKPEPLEPVVSQPAASSPTPIASASSEESKGDTPKPKKNRCFMCRKRVGLTGFDCRCGNLFCGIHRYSDKHNCPYDYKAEAAAKIRKENPVVVADKIQRI; from the exons ATGGCCCAAGAGACAAACCAGAGCCCGGTGCCCATGCTTTGTGCCACAGGCTGCGGTTTTTATGGCAATCCAAGAACCAATGGTATGTGCTCCGTATGCTATAAGGACCACCTGACACGGCAGCAGAGCAGCGACCGCATGAGCCCCCTCAGCCCTATGG TCTGTTCTCATCCAGGCTCAGCTGCTAGTCCTACCTCAGAGGCCTCAGCCATCCAGAGACTAGAAGCCAGTCTAGCCAAGGTTGATGCCTCCCCTGTTTCTTCACCAGACATGTCTAG AACTGTTCAAGGATCTCTTCCTGTGACTCAACAAATGACAGAGATGAGCATCTCGAGAGAGGACAAGCCGGAACCCCTAGAGCCTG TTGTAAGCCAGCCTGCTGCTTCTAGTCCTACTCCTATAGCTTCTGCCAGCAGTGAAGAAAGCAAGGGGGATACCCCCAAACCCAAGAAGAACAGGTGCTTCATGTGCCGCAAAAGAGTGGGCCTTACAG GGTTTGACTGTCGCTGTGGCAATCTGTTTTGTGGCATCCACCGGTACTCTGACAAGCACAACTGTCCCTATGATTACAAGGCTGAGGCTGCCGCCAAGATCCGCAAAGAGAACCCTGTGGTGGTGGCTGACAAGATCCAGAGAATATAG
- the zfand5a gene encoding AN1-type zinc finger protein 5a isoform X2: MNFEVSSACRAMAQETNQSPVPMLCATGCGFYGNPRTNGMCSVCYKDHLTRQQSSDRMSPLSPMGSAASPTSEASAIQRLEASLAKVDASPVSSPDMSRTVQGSLPVTQQMTEMSISREDKPEPLEPVVSQPAASSPTPIASASSEESKGDTPKPKKNRCFMCRKRVGLTGFDCRCGNLFCGIHRYSDKHNCPYDYKAEAAAKIRKENPVVVADKIQRI, translated from the exons ATGAATTTTGAAGTGAGCTCAGCTTGTCGAG CAATGGCCCAAGAGACAAACCAGAGCCCGGTGCCCATGCTTTGTGCCACAGGCTGCGGTTTTTATGGCAATCCAAGAACCAATGGTATGTGCTCCGTATGCTATAAGGACCACCTGACACGGCAGCAGAGCAGCGACCGCATGAGCCCCCTCAGCCCTATGG GCTCAGCTGCTAGTCCTACCTCAGAGGCCTCAGCCATCCAGAGACTAGAAGCCAGTCTAGCCAAGGTTGATGCCTCCCCTGTTTCTTCACCAGACATGTCTAG AACTGTTCAAGGATCTCTTCCTGTGACTCAACAAATGACAGAGATGAGCATCTCGAGAGAGGACAAGCCGGAACCCCTAGAGCCTG TTGTAAGCCAGCCTGCTGCTTCTAGTCCTACTCCTATAGCTTCTGCCAGCAGTGAAGAAAGCAAGGGGGATACCCCCAAACCCAAGAAGAACAGGTGCTTCATGTGCCGCAAAAGAGTGGGCCTTACAG GGTTTGACTGTCGCTGTGGCAATCTGTTTTGTGGCATCCACCGGTACTCTGACAAGCACAACTGTCCCTATGATTACAAGGCTGAGGCTGCCGCCAAGATCCGCAAAGAGAACCCTGTGGTGGTGGCTGACAAGATCCAGAGAATATAG
- the zfand5a gene encoding AN1-type zinc finger protein 5a isoform X1: MNFEVSSACRAMAQETNQSPVPMLCATGCGFYGNPRTNGMCSVCYKDHLTRQQSSDRMSPLSPMVCSHPGSAASPTSEASAIQRLEASLAKVDASPVSSPDMSRTVQGSLPVTQQMTEMSISREDKPEPLEPVVSQPAASSPTPIASASSEESKGDTPKPKKNRCFMCRKRVGLTGFDCRCGNLFCGIHRYSDKHNCPYDYKAEAAAKIRKENPVVVADKIQRI, translated from the exons ATGAATTTTGAAGTGAGCTCAGCTTGTCGAG CAATGGCCCAAGAGACAAACCAGAGCCCGGTGCCCATGCTTTGTGCCACAGGCTGCGGTTTTTATGGCAATCCAAGAACCAATGGTATGTGCTCCGTATGCTATAAGGACCACCTGACACGGCAGCAGAGCAGCGACCGCATGAGCCCCCTCAGCCCTATGG TCTGTTCTCATCCAGGCTCAGCTGCTAGTCCTACCTCAGAGGCCTCAGCCATCCAGAGACTAGAAGCCAGTCTAGCCAAGGTTGATGCCTCCCCTGTTTCTTCACCAGACATGTCTAG AACTGTTCAAGGATCTCTTCCTGTGACTCAACAAATGACAGAGATGAGCATCTCGAGAGAGGACAAGCCGGAACCCCTAGAGCCTG TTGTAAGCCAGCCTGCTGCTTCTAGTCCTACTCCTATAGCTTCTGCCAGCAGTGAAGAAAGCAAGGGGGATACCCCCAAACCCAAGAAGAACAGGTGCTTCATGTGCCGCAAAAGAGTGGGCCTTACAG GGTTTGACTGTCGCTGTGGCAATCTGTTTTGTGGCATCCACCGGTACTCTGACAAGCACAACTGTCCCTATGATTACAAGGCTGAGGCTGCCGCCAAGATCCGCAAAGAGAACCCTGTGGTGGTGGCTGACAAGATCCAGAGAATATAG